A single region of the Acidobacteriota bacterium genome encodes:
- a CDS encoding sugar-binding domain-containing protein, producing the protein MKRAAALLLCIFAFAISSQAQIRKWTIQLEEPTGIERRDNEIVRVDLKFDFQLSSLDAFRLLDLQSRELPLQIAPLATICGGGICTVHEAKIMFPASLIPGERPVYTLIYAPQLAGKKPVNQFGGEYKSDLIARAIATSRFEIANSRFQIIINLGKNGTTPAIVEAYNKTAGNERMVNLVETSPDLTEPLAFGERSAGWGTTLGREQGTNRESGIEKRASGFTDVAIIESGPLRARVRMSGARLGDAKEVWEFEWYAGSPVLIWRTRIEKIANKEQPTADHRLTATENYGFFFSAISASPYIPFTHWMVGKEIGFPDGWETDNPPHKLITQGNPFTSQPMIDDIPGGHVLYYNPKANYGALSFYELDGALKWSGIGGRQFYATKNLRDEITLKQTGTAAIKRREVMRTAGWSSQIAFGFPEWKGTETILNARADYRRFAQPLLARITDAGQLSALPKISGAEREAVYRIENLGAAPKPARIATGDESSGKNPAATNSAFSLNGNWRLQHTEKGEGEAQKFYEVNLDDSRWQTVKVPGSVHTQILNYPAYFRREAEWISFKEWWYRKSFRPPAAMKGKRLRLQFDATDYYADIWLNGKFLGRHEGYIDPYAFEISDKLNWQGDNQLTVRVWTPVDYYWRHRPYTIKGSYGAVDQKPDDITPLGITRSVRLIANDAVMIDAVVTRPTLNKDGSADLDVEVALDNQSNNPAQLELTLAPRNFTGNERLKATALIDADTDKIKVRFHLAKPELWWTWDHGKANLYTLTTRVKLLQNRDQRPPLDSEREFSDEREQAVGIRSIEHVNWNFYLNGRRMFIRGTNSYYLELFMSEMTRQKYERDLALMKSLNINMIRLHCHFQNPEFYELCDELGILVWQDYLEAWYPEDTEFALKAARLYDPHIRYVQNHPCIAIWATSDEESLENYRVLTKHLAGRLAALDVEHRPVARSTGRFGDAHVYEGWYGGTIWEYTKTQEKFISELGATALPNIETLKEFLPNHWPIENHQDDWVFHKLQIFEALRAWGKPDGKTLEEYIPQTQAYVARLHQLAIERLRRRKYDAGGILHFHAIDFWHSVTMAAIDYFRRPTKSYYAVQRAFQMVLPSLEYDKDKWQVGEELVCGLWIINDHWFSIPEAKIQWRIIDAQANVYANGERALTISEDSSLKLEDLKWKTERAGKYELRAEVFDKAGTRISENIYEFEVH; encoded by the coding sequence ATGAAAAGAGCCGCCGCGTTGCTGTTATGCATTTTTGCTTTTGCGATTTCCAGCCAAGCGCAAATTCGCAAATGGACAATCCAACTCGAAGAGCCGACAGGCATCGAACGTCGCGATAACGAAATCGTTCGCGTCGATTTAAAATTCGATTTTCAACTTTCATCCCTTGATGCCTTTCGCCTGCTTGACTTGCAAAGCCGCGAACTGCCTTTGCAAATCGCTCCTTTAGCTACCATATGTGGTGGGGGAATTTGTACGGTGCATGAGGCGAAGATAATGTTTCCTGCGTCACTGATTCCCGGCGAACGACCTGTCTATACGCTCATCTATGCGCCGCAACTCGCCGGTAAAAAACCGGTCAATCAATTTGGCGGCGAATACAAAAGCGACCTCATCGCCAGGGCAATTGCCACTTCGCGTTTTGAAATCGCCAACAGCCGTTTTCAAATCATCATCAATCTCGGCAAAAATGGAACAACACCGGCAATCGTCGAAGCCTACAACAAAACCGCTGGCAACGAGCGCATGGTCAACCTCGTTGAAACCTCTCCTGATTTAACCGAACCGTTGGCGTTCGGTGAACGAAGCGCCGGTTGGGGAACAACTCTCGGTAGGGAACAGGGGACAAACCGGGAATCGGGAATCGAAAAACGCGCGTCGGGTTTTACCGATGTTGCAATTATTGAATCGGGACCGCTGCGCGCCCGCGTGCGAATGAGCGGCGCGCGATTGGGTGACGCAAAAGAGGTTTGGGAATTTGAATGGTACGCCGGTAGCCCTGTGCTCATCTGGCGCACCCGCATAGAAAAAATCGCAAATAAAGAACAACCGACTGCCGACCACCGACTAACGGCTACCGAAAACTATGGCTTTTTCTTTTCGGCGATTTCCGCCTCGCCTTACATTCCCTTTACCCATTGGATGGTCGGCAAAGAGATTGGCTTTCCCGACGGTTGGGAAACCGATAATCCGCCACACAAGTTGATTACCCAGGGGAATCCGTTTACGAGTCAGCCGATGATTGATGATATTCCCGGCGGGCATGTGCTCTATTACAATCCGAAAGCGAATTATGGCGCGCTCAGTTTTTATGAATTGGATGGCGCGTTGAAATGGTCAGGTATCGGTGGGCGGCAATTTTATGCGACAAAAAATCTGCGCGATGAAATCACCTTAAAACAAACAGGCACTGCCGCAATCAAACGGCGCGAAGTGATGCGAACTGCCGGTTGGTCTTCGCAAATCGCTTTCGGATTTCCTGAGTGGAAAGGCACGGAGACCATTTTGAATGCCCGCGCCGATTATCGTCGTTTCGCGCAACCGCTACTCGCTCGCATAACCGACGCAGGGCAGCTTTCCGCTTTGCCAAAAATTTCCGGTGCTGAACGCGAAGCGGTTTATCGAATTGAAAACCTGGGAGCCGCGCCAAAACCTGCGCGAATCGCTACAGGTGATGAATCATCCGGCAAAAATCCGGCAGCAACAAACTCGGCTTTTTCGCTAAACGGCAACTGGCGATTGCAACACACGGAAAAGGGCGAAGGTGAAGCGCAGAAATTTTATGAAGTGAACCTCGATGATTCGCGCTGGCAAACCGTAAAGGTTCCCGGCAGCGTGCATACGCAAATTCTCAACTATCCCGCCTATTTTCGCCGCGAAGCCGAATGGATTAGTTTCAAAGAATGGTGGTATCGAAAAAGTTTTCGCCCACCTGCGGCAATGAAAGGCAAACGCCTGCGGCTGCAATTTGACGCCACCGATTATTACGCGGACATCTGGCTCAATGGAAAATTTTTAGGCAGACACGAAGGTTACATCGACCCTTATGCCTTTGAAATTTCCGACAAATTGAATTGGCAGGGCGACAATCAACTGACGGTTCGCGTATGGACGCCGGTCGATTATTACTGGCGACATCGACCTTATACAATTAAAGGTTCGTATGGCGCGGTTGACCAGAAACCCGATGACATTACCCCTCTGGGCATCACGCGCTCAGTGCGATTGATTGCCAACGATGCCGTGATGATTGATGCGGTGGTGACGCGACCAACTTTAAATAAAGATGGTTCGGCGGATTTGGATGTTGAAGTCGCGCTCGATAATCAATCAAACAACCCAGCGCAACTTGAACTCACGCTTGCGCCGCGCAATTTTACGGGCAATGAACGACTCAAAGCGACGGCGTTGATTGATGCAGACACGGATAAAATAAAAGTGCGTTTTCATCTCGCTAAACCGGAACTCTGGTGGACGTGGGATCACGGCAAAGCGAATCTCTACACCCTGACAACTCGGGTGAAACTCCTGCAAAATCGTGATCAAAGACCGCCGCTCGACTCGGAGCGCGAGTTTTCCGATGAACGCGAGCAGGCGGTTGGCATTCGTTCAATCGAACACGTCAACTGGAATTTTTATCTCAACGGGCGGCGCATGTTTATTCGCGGGACGAATTCCTATTATCTCGAACTTTTTATGTCAGAGATGACGCGGCAGAAATACGAGCGCGACCTGGCGCTTATGAAAAGCCTGAACATCAACATGATTCGCCTGCATTGCCATTTTCAAAATCCTGAGTTTTATGAATTGTGCGATGAATTGGGGATACTCGTCTGGCAGGATTATCTCGAAGCCTGGTATCCCGAAGACACCGAGTTTGCTTTAAAAGCCGCGCGCCTTTACGACCCGCACATTCGCTATGTGCAAAATCATCCCTGCATTGCTATCTGGGCGACATCGGATGAAGAGAGTCTGGAAAATTATCGCGTACTCACCAAACATTTAGCGGGACGGCTGGCGGCGCTCGATGTTGAACATCGTCCGGTGGCGCGTTCGACGGGACGTTTCGGCGATGCGCATGTTTACGAAGGCTGGTATGGCGGCACGATTTGGGAATATACCAAGACCCAAGAGAAATTCATTTCGGAACTCGGCGCAACTGCGCTGCCGAATATCGAAACCTTGAAAGAATTTTTGCCCAATCATTGGCCCATTGAAAATCATCAGGACGATTGGGTGTTTCACAAATTGCAGATATTTGAAGCCCTGCGGGCGTGGGGTAAACCCGATGGCAAGACTCTGGAAGAATATATTCCGCAAACGCAAGCCTATGTTGCGCGATTGCATCAACTGGCGATTGAACGCCTGCGGCGGCGCAAATATGATGCGGGCGGTATTCTGCATTTTCACGCCATCGATTTCTGGCATTCGGTGACGATGGCGGCGATTGATTATTTTCGTCGCCCGACGAAAAGTTACTATGCCGTGCAACGCGCCTTTCAAATGGTTTTGCCGAGCCTTGAATACGACAAAGATAAATGGCAAGTTGGCGAAGAGCTGGTTTGCGGTTTATGGATCATCAACGACCACTGGTTTTCGATACCTGAAGCGAAAATTCAATGGCGCATCATCGACGCGCAAGCCAATGTTTATGCAAACGGCGAACGCGCTTTAACCATTAGCGAAGATTCAAGCCTTAAACTCGAAGACCTCAAATGGAAAACCGAACGCGCTGGAAAGTACGAATTGCGCGCCGAAGTTTTCGATAAAGCGGGCACGCGCATTTCGGAAAATATCTACGAATTTGAAGTGCATTGA
- a CDS encoding DUF2867 domain-containing protein, producing MKTITKTAIAGGTGLLAAYFLLIRPQQSKCKAALLKSEEVQEKFNRLPLKAHHFLAGIPMHSLDYLQLKGGREKLTIAEIYNATGLSDMSNVELGFGTKALFGLRTLIGKVMHWDEVPELVETNSYLSRLGEAERAKSLIPPGEIRGISRVLYCYENEMLLEIINQTVHCFWLLASEPTADGYGLYNAVYVKHLNWRTPIYMTLISPILKEVIYPAIDKSMQQNWERYS from the coding sequence ATGAAAACCATCACAAAAACCGCAATTGCCGGTGGTACGGGATTGCTTGCCGCTTATTTTCTGTTAATTCGTCCGCAACAATCAAAATGCAAAGCTGCTTTATTAAAGAGCGAAGAAGTTCAGGAAAAATTTAACCGGCTGCCGCTTAAAGCGCATCATTTTCTGGCGGGAATTCCCATGCATAGTCTCGATTACCTTCAACTAAAAGGCGGGCGCGAAAAGCTGACCATCGCAGAAATTTACAACGCCACCGGTTTAAGCGATATGAGCAATGTCGAACTGGGATTCGGAACAAAAGCCCTGTTTGGACTGCGAACCTTGATTGGAAAAGTGATGCATTGGGACGAGGTGCCTGAACTTGTCGAAACGAATTCTTATCTGTCGCGACTTGGCGAAGCAGAACGCGCGAAATCATTGATTCCGCCGGGTGAAATCAGGGGTATCAGCCGGGTTCTGTATTGCTATGAAAACGAGATGCTTCTGGAAATTATTAATCAAACGGTGCATTGTTTCTGGCTTTTGGCTTCGGAACCGACGGCAGATGGTTATGGGCTTTACAACGCGGTTTACGTCAAACATCTGAATTGGCGCACCCCGATTTATATGACGCTCATTTCGCCGATTCTGAAAGAGGTCATTTATCCGGCAATCGACAAAAGTATGCAGCAAAACTGGGAGCGATACAGCTGA
- a CDS encoding nitroreductase: MKRRKFIGLVGGAIPVAGATFYLLSDKSNLSRENIKSGDISNGILESDEREILFLASLAPSGHNTQPWFVQYLEPYHWLIGNDKSRWLPAVDPNQRETILSIGAFVQNLEYAAAAFGYRCNWNLLARNNQDEQVIKVRLNKTPAKIDFDIAKIRNRRTMRSNFLNEVLKNEDLDYLVNTESEFIHYLPVTGKESQFISEQTIEANRLQAYRDPAQHELAEWIRFSSKDAQAYRDGLTTAGMEIEGISGWLVRNFYNKNDVMKIDFRERGLDRIRQQVSKSAGWILITAKDNAVETLIETGSRMQRLFLNVRDRNIAIHPMTQILEEASTGQTLNQAIGISDTIHFILRTGYVKNYLPPVSLRRPPGWFVRK; the protein is encoded by the coding sequence ATGAAAAGAAGGAAATTTATTGGTCTTGTCGGCGGAGCCATTCCCGTAGCGGGCGCAACATTTTATTTGTTGAGCGATAAAAGTAACCTTTCGAGGGAGAACATAAAATCAGGTGACATCAGTAACGGAATTCTCGAATCGGATGAAAGAGAGATTTTGTTTCTCGCCTCGTTGGCTCCGAGTGGTCACAATACGCAACCGTGGTTTGTTCAATATCTTGAGCCTTACCATTGGCTTATTGGAAATGATAAAAGCCGATGGCTTCCCGCTGTTGACCCTAACCAAAGGGAAACGATTTTGTCTATCGGGGCTTTCGTTCAAAATCTGGAATACGCCGCTGCTGCCTTCGGTTATCGGTGCAATTGGAATTTATTAGCGAGGAATAATCAGGATGAACAGGTCATAAAAGTTCGACTCAACAAAACCCCAGCAAAAATTGATTTTGACATCGCAAAAATACGCAACCGCCGAACGATGCGCTCAAACTTTTTGAACGAGGTATTGAAAAACGAAGACCTTGATTACCTTGTCAACACAGAATCGGAATTCATTCACTATTTGCCAGTCACCGGCAAAGAGAGTCAATTCATCAGTGAGCAAACCATTGAAGCCAATCGTCTGCAAGCCTATCGTGACCCGGCACAACACGAGTTAGCTGAGTGGATTAGATTTTCAAGCAAAGATGCCCAGGCGTACCGCGATGGATTGACCACCGCCGGTATGGAAATTGAAGGGATATCGGGTTGGCTGGTAAGAAATTTTTATAACAAAAATGATGTGATGAAGATTGATTTCAGAGAGCGTGGTCTGGATAGAATCAGACAACAGGTCTCGAAATCGGCAGGTTGGATTCTGATTACCGCTAAAGATAATGCCGTAGAAACCCTGATTGAAACAGGAAGCAGAATGCAAAGACTTTTCCTGAACGTCAGGGATAGAAATATCGCCATTCATCCGATGACCCAGATTCTGGAAGAAGCATCAACCGGGCAAACCCTCAATCAAGCCATCGGAATAAGCGATACGATTCATTTCATCTTACGGACGGGGTATGTGAAAAATTACTTGCCACCGGTTTCGCTTCGTCGGCCTCCTGGCTGGTTTGTCAGGAAATAA